The following coding sequences lie in one Syngnathus scovelli strain Florida chromosome 1, RoL_Ssco_1.2, whole genome shotgun sequence genomic window:
- the zc4h2 gene encoding zinc finger C4H2 domain-containing protein, which yields MTDEQEIMCKLENILEVRNKTVQMQKIKSRLKIEFEALESEEKHLKEYKQEMDLLLQEKMAHVEELRLIHADINVMESTIKQSENDLNKLLETTRRLHDEYKPLKEHVDALRMTLGLHRLPHLNEEEEKLSLDYFEKQKAEWQKEPHEPAIPESLAAAAAAAQQLQVSRKQDARQTATFRQQPPPMKACLSCHQQIHRNAPICPLCKAKSRSRNPKKPKRKPDE from the exons ATGACGGACGAACAAGAAATCATGTGCAAGTTAGAAAACATCCTGGAAGTACG GAACAAAACAGTCCAAATGCAGAAGATCAAGTCTCGCCTAAAGATTGAGTTTGAGGCTCTGGAGTCTGAGGAGAAGCATCTAAAAGAGTACAAGCAAGAGATGGATCTCCTCTTGCAGGAGAAGATGGCACATGTGGAGGAGCTCCGACTTATCCATGCAGATATCAATGTG atGGAAAGCACAATCAAGCAGTCTGAAAATGACCTGAACAAGCTGCTAGAAACAACTCGTCGCCTGCATGATGAGTACAAACCTCTGAAGGAGCATGTTGATGCACTAAGGATGACTTTGGGACTGCACAGACTCCCTCACCTCAATGAAGAAGAGGAGAAGCTCTCCCTGGA TTACTTTGAGAAGCAAAAAGCCGAGTGGCAAAAGGAGCCGCATGAGCCGGCTATTCCGGAATCCCTTGCTGCCGCTGCCGCAGCGGCACAGCAGCTTCAGGTGTCCCGCAAACAAGATGCCCGCCAGACGGCCACTTTCAGACAGCAACCTCCACCCATGAAG GCTTGCCTGTCGTGCCACCAGCAGATTCACCGCAATGCTCCCATCTGTCCCTTGTGCAAGGCCAAGAGCCGCTCACGCAACCCTAAGAAGCCCAAGAGGAAGCCGGACGAGTAG
- the LOC125983522 gene encoding ankyrin repeat and SOCS box protein 12-like encodes MAVGRAVDTSLMDISKIFSLLQPKDEDEGNELSQALNSAVSNDNAILLSELLSQERYRRSINTRSGWGVPVTPLRTAAALGHLKCLELLLGHGAEIDSLDVKAQTPLFTAVSGKHLDCVMALLKAGADPNGSQHNNCSPVLTAAREGDVDILRELLRYGAEVDVRPKIPEWASNATACRGPLYISAVYGHLDCFKLLLQHGTNPNFNCTDEKILARIKQPKTVLEVCLRYGCGVEYIQLLIDFGADAYLPTLIIDKTTKQSEALALLLKERVCPKSLMSQTRLAIRRYLHFTNKEPAIDRLDIPPILRNYLKHNTSELVGCSS; translated from the exons ATGGCTGTGGGTCGAGCTGTGGACACGAGTTTGATGGACATCTCCAAGATCTTCTCGCTTCTGCAGCCCAAGGACGAGGACGAAGGCAACGAACTGAGTCAAGCCTTGAACAGCGCCGTGAGCAATGACAACGCCATTCTTCTCTCGGAGCTTCTTTCTCAAGAGCGCTACAGGAGGTCTATTAACACTCGAAGCGGCTGGGGGGTCCCTGTCACCCCCTTACGGACTGCTGCTGCTCTGGGACACCTTAAGTGCCTGGAGCTCTTACTGGGGCATGGAGCGGAG ATAGACAGCCTGGATGTGAAGGCCCAGACGCCACTGTTCACGGCTGTTAGCGGCAAACATCTGGACTGCGTGATGGCTCTGCTGAAGGCAGGAGCCGACCCAAACGGCAGCCAGCACAACAACTGCTCACCGGTTCTGACCGCCGCTCGGGAAGGGGATGTGGACATTCTCCGAGAGCTGCTGCGCTATGGAGCTGAGGTGGACGTTCGACCCAAAATACCGGAGTGGGCATCAAATGCCACAGCGTGTCGAGGGCCTCTTTATATCTCAGCTGTGTATGGACATCTGGACTGCTTTAAACTCCTCCTCCAGCATGgaactaaccctaactttaactgCACAGATGAGAAGATACTGGCCCGAATAAAACAGCCAAAGACTGTGCTGGAAGTGTGTTTGCGTTACGGTTGCGGCGTGGAGTACATCCAGCTTCTTATAGACTTTGGAGCAGATGCGTATCTGCCTACACTCATCATTGACAAGACAACAAAGCAGAGTGAAGCCTTGGCTTTGCTGCTCAAGGAAAGGG TTTGTCCCAAATCCCTGATGTCACAGACTCGGCTGGCAATCCGCAGATACCTTCATTTTACTAACAAAGAGCCTGCGATAGACAGGTTGGATATTCCTCCCATCTTGAGAAACTACCTAAAGCACAACACCTCTGAACTCGTGGGGTGTTCCAGTTAG